A window of the Acidithiobacillus thiooxidans ATCC 19377 genome harbors these coding sequences:
- a CDS encoding pyridoxal phosphate-dependent aminotransferase yields the protein MDIRLSRRVTAVRPSPTLAVTARAQQLRREGKDIVSLGAGEPDFDTPEYIKDAAIQAIHRGFTKYTAVGGTPELKAAIIAKFARDNHLDYRPSEVLVSVGGKQSFFNLCQALLDAGDEVIIPAPYWVSYPDMVILAEACPVIIDTDAAQHFKILPEQLEAAITESTRLLVLNSPSNPSGVAYSRSELEALGEVLRRHPRILIATDDMYEKILFQDQPFVNITNACPDLKERCMVMNGVSKAYAMTGWRIGYCAGPETLITAMNTVQSQSTSNPTSIAQVAAQAALEGGDSAVHEMVHAFRRRHAYVYGRLHSLPGVNVLPSDGTFYSFPGFHEVMQAKNLQDDLILAEALLEAGVAVVPGSAFGSPGHIRLSFATSDKNLEMALDRIEQFVKS from the coding sequence GTGGATATTCGCCTTTCCCGCCGCGTTACTGCGGTGCGTCCCTCTCCGACACTCGCCGTTACCGCCCGGGCACAGCAACTCCGTCGGGAAGGCAAAGACATTGTCAGTCTCGGCGCTGGCGAGCCCGATTTCGACACACCCGAATATATCAAGGATGCGGCCATACAAGCCATTCATCGAGGCTTCACCAAGTACACCGCAGTCGGTGGCACGCCGGAGCTGAAAGCCGCCATCATAGCCAAATTTGCCCGGGACAATCATCTCGATTACCGCCCCAGTGAGGTGCTGGTCTCCGTCGGCGGCAAGCAGAGCTTTTTCAACCTCTGTCAGGCCTTACTGGATGCAGGAGATGAAGTCATCATTCCCGCGCCCTACTGGGTGTCCTATCCCGATATGGTCATTCTTGCCGAGGCCTGTCCGGTCATTATTGATACGGACGCCGCACAACACTTCAAAATTCTGCCTGAACAACTGGAAGCGGCCATCACCGAAAGCACCCGGCTTTTAGTGCTCAACAGCCCTTCCAACCCCTCAGGAGTCGCTTATAGCCGCAGTGAACTCGAAGCACTGGGAGAAGTATTACGTCGTCATCCCCGGATTTTGATTGCCACTGATGACATGTATGAAAAAATCCTCTTTCAGGACCAGCCTTTCGTAAACATTACCAATGCCTGCCCCGATCTGAAAGAACGCTGCATGGTGATGAATGGCGTCTCCAAGGCTTATGCCATGACCGGCTGGCGCATAGGCTATTGTGCAGGGCCCGAAACACTGATTACGGCCATGAACACCGTGCAGTCGCAAAGCACCTCCAATCCAACCTCCATCGCCCAGGTAGCTGCCCAGGCAGCTCTGGAAGGGGGCGATAGTGCGGTGCATGAAATGGTTCATGCTTTCCGGCGCCGTCATGCTTACGTTTATGGTCGCCTGCATAGTCTTCCGGGCGTCAACGTACTGCCATCAGATGGCACCTTTTACAGCTTCCCGGGCTTTCATGAAGTGATGCAGGCCAAAAATCTGCAGGATGACCTGATTCTGGCGGAAGCCCTCCTGGAAGCAGGCGTTGCGGTGGTACCAGGTTCTGCCTTTGGAAGCCCCGGACATATTCGCCTTTCTTTTGCGACCAGTGACAAAAATCTGGAAATGGCACTGGATCGCATCGAACAATTTGTAAAAAGTTAG
- a CDS encoding ArsR/SmtB family transcription factor: protein MKSTGNTIIPEWEITRLSEIIKAMSHPLRYKIICLLGRGEMSMQNLVTAINTSHSNASQHLALLQDSGLVLVRKVASRVYYRIRDQRTLRLLEISNQVLA from the coding sequence ATGAAAAGCACAGGAAACACGATCATTCCCGAATGGGAAATTACCCGGCTTTCTGAAATTATCAAGGCCATGTCTCATCCATTGCGCTATAAGATCATCTGCCTACTTGGTCGCGGTGAAATGAGCATGCAAAATCTGGTGACCGCCATCAACACCAGTCACAGTAATGCTTCCCAGCATCTTGCCCTGCTTCAGGACTCCGGTCTGGTCCTGGTCAGAAAGGTGGCCAGTCGCGTTTATTACCGCATCCGCGATCAACGCACCTTACGCTTGCTGGAAATCAGTAATCAAGTACTTGCCTGA
- a CDS encoding D-hexose-6-phosphate mutarotase, producing the protein MQSFDALNRYAIPEHVFFRFGPGGQIFADIRNSSASASVFLQGAHLTAFQPRSQYDPLIWLSEKSRFAVGKSIRGGVPVCWPWFGPHPDNSQFPAHGFARTHLWTVSDSSSSKDITRITLTLEPTNETRAQWPHETPVSLEIVVSETLEMSLTTHNAGNDTITLGEAFHTYFHVGDIHSVRLEGLDGCTYLDKTADFARKQQEGDITFNAETDRVYLNTQNDCIIHDPRMYRRIRIHKEHADSTVVWTPWAEKAAAMGDYTPDGWRQMLCVESANAAENVLQLQPGEKHTLMVRYSAEPL; encoded by the coding sequence ATGCAATCCTTTGATGCACTGAATCGCTACGCCATTCCCGAACATGTGTTTTTTCGCTTTGGTCCGGGGGGGCAGATTTTTGCGGACATTCGCAACAGCAGTGCCAGTGCCAGTGTTTTCCTGCAGGGGGCTCATCTGACAGCGTTTCAACCACGCTCCCAGTACGATCCACTCATCTGGCTTTCGGAAAAATCGCGCTTTGCCGTCGGCAAATCCATTCGCGGCGGCGTGCCGGTATGTTGGCCCTGGTTCGGTCCGCATCCCGACAACAGCCAGTTCCCGGCCCATGGCTTTGCCCGCACCCACTTGTGGACCGTCAGCGATTCATCAAGCAGCAAGGACATTACCCGGATTACCCTGACCCTGGAGCCCACGAACGAAACCCGGGCACAGTGGCCTCATGAAACTCCGGTCAGCCTTGAAATTGTCGTTTCAGAAACTCTGGAAATGTCTCTAACTACCCATAACGCAGGAAACGACACAATCACTCTGGGTGAGGCCTTCCATACGTATTTCCACGTGGGCGATATTCATTCGGTGCGCCTCGAAGGTCTGGATGGTTGTACGTATCTCGACAAAACCGCAGATTTCGCCCGGAAGCAGCAGGAAGGTGACATTACCTTCAACGCCGAGACCGACCGGGTTTATCTCAACACCCAAAATGATTGCATTATCCATGACCCGCGCATGTACCGCCGAATTCGTATTCATAAGGAGCATGCCGATTCCACAGTAGTCTGGACGCCCTGGGCCGAGAAAGCCGCTGCCATGGGAGATTACACGCCGGATGGCTGGCGGCAGATGCTCTGCGTGGAATCCGCCAACGCCGCCGAAAATGTGCTGCAACTACAGCCGGGTGAGAAGCACACGCTGATGGTGCGTTACAGTGCTGAACCTCTTTGA
- a CDS encoding heavy metal translocating P-type ATPase: protein MKNLEIGVAGMTCASCSSRVERTLNRLPGVQASVNLSTERATVAFDPTQTSLETLRAAIVDIGYQPVVAQSELEVGGMTCASCSSRVERALGKVSGVLSASVNLATERAMVEYFPDSTNQDQLIAAVVNAGYEARAVRADARGEDRKIFQLRLMRKDLLTAVVLAVPILCLSMGPLLFPALGRWLQENALFGRFWDWVQAVLATLVLAGPGRRFFRPGLIAYRHLSPDMNSLVATGTGAAWLFSMIVLIFPELFSQVGGHVYFDSAAVVIAAILLGKYLEELAKGRASQAIRHLVDLQAKDATLLKDGQEQRVPLNRIRTGDHLLVRPGERLPVDGIVLEGESYIDAAMLTGEVLPEHKKAGDAVVGATINGNGRLIIEATAVGQNTVIAHIIQMVEQAQAGKLPIQGLADRVVRVFTPLVIGIALLSFMVWLWLGPSPAITVALLSAVAVLVVACPCAMGLATPAAVMVGTGRAAELGVFFRKGLALETLAQVKTVCLDKTGTLTRGTPAVCEIVADDVRQVLTLAASLEAASEHPLARTIVQAAREREISLSPVTDFQAVPGRGVEGVVAGQKILVGTAVWLQENGVEQDAKFWTEPQVAQSWVYIAGNGHLLGKIAIQDSVRPESLAVVRQLQSMGMRVVMITGDSQSAARHLAEHLGLEEFYAEVLPQDKANIVKQLQSQGGKVAFVGDGINDAPALAQADVGLALASGTDIAMETADLTLTHGDLSALVTAVQAARKTMATIRGNLFWAFFYNILLIPVAAGVLIPWGFQLNPMLAGLAMGMSSVFVLSNSLRLKWLRPWVPDSV from the coding sequence ATGAAAAATCTGGAGATCGGGGTGGCAGGGATGACCTGTGCTTCCTGCAGCAGTCGGGTAGAACGCACGCTGAATCGCTTGCCGGGGGTGCAGGCCAGCGTGAATTTGAGTACTGAGCGGGCAACCGTGGCATTCGATCCGACCCAGACCAGCCTGGAAACGCTGAGGGCTGCGATTGTTGATATAGGCTATCAACCCGTCGTGGCCCAATCTGAGCTGGAGGTTGGCGGGATGACTTGTGCTTCCTGCAGCAGTCGCGTGGAGCGCGCTCTGGGCAAGGTTTCTGGCGTCCTGTCGGCCAGTGTCAATCTGGCCACAGAACGGGCCATGGTGGAATATTTTCCGGATAGCACTAATCAGGATCAATTGATTGCGGCTGTTGTTAATGCCGGTTATGAAGCGCGGGCGGTCCGTGCTGATGCCCGGGGTGAAGATCGTAAAATCTTCCAGCTGCGGCTTATGCGAAAAGATTTGCTGACGGCAGTTGTTCTGGCTGTGCCTATTTTGTGCTTGTCCATGGGTCCCCTGCTTTTTCCGGCGTTGGGACGATGGCTGCAAGAAAATGCACTCTTTGGGCGTTTTTGGGACTGGGTTCAGGCCGTACTGGCAACGCTGGTACTGGCCGGTCCAGGGCGGCGTTTTTTTCGTCCGGGTCTGATTGCCTACCGTCATTTGTCTCCGGATATGAATTCTCTGGTGGCTACCGGTACGGGAGCCGCCTGGCTGTTCAGCATGATCGTGCTGATTTTCCCGGAGCTTTTCAGCCAGGTCGGAGGGCATGTGTATTTTGATTCGGCGGCGGTGGTCATTGCCGCCATTCTGCTCGGCAAGTATCTGGAAGAGCTGGCCAAAGGCCGGGCCTCGCAGGCGATTCGGCATCTGGTTGATCTTCAGGCCAAGGACGCAACACTGCTCAAAGATGGGCAGGAACAGCGGGTGCCACTCAACCGCATCCGCACTGGAGATCATCTCCTGGTCAGACCGGGAGAGCGTCTGCCCGTGGATGGCATCGTCCTGGAAGGAGAATCCTATATAGATGCAGCCATGCTGACCGGAGAAGTGTTACCTGAGCATAAAAAAGCAGGTGACGCCGTCGTCGGCGCGACGATCAATGGTAACGGCAGGCTGATTATCGAAGCGACTGCGGTGGGGCAAAATACAGTCATTGCCCATATTATTCAGATGGTCGAGCAGGCCCAGGCTGGAAAGCTGCCCATCCAGGGTCTTGCTGACCGGGTGGTTCGTGTATTTACGCCTTTGGTTATTGGCATTGCGCTGCTGAGTTTTATGGTGTGGTTATGGTTGGGACCCAGCCCGGCTATTACTGTGGCCCTGTTGTCCGCTGTGGCGGTGCTGGTGGTGGCCTGTCCCTGTGCCATGGGACTTGCCACCCCGGCGGCGGTCATGGTCGGTACCGGCCGGGCTGCAGAGTTAGGTGTGTTTTTTCGCAAAGGACTGGCGTTGGAAACGCTGGCCCAGGTGAAAACGGTCTGTCTGGATAAAACCGGCACGTTGACGCGGGGTACGCCAGCCGTGTGTGAAATTGTCGCAGACGATGTCCGCCAGGTTCTGACCTTGGCTGCGTCGCTGGAAGCGGCTTCTGAGCATCCTTTGGCGCGGACCATTGTTCAGGCTGCGCGTGAACGGGAAATTTCCCTGTCTCCTGTGACGGATTTTCAGGCCGTCCCTGGCCGGGGTGTTGAGGGTGTCGTAGCCGGACAGAAAATTCTGGTCGGTACGGCGGTCTGGTTGCAGGAGAATGGCGTAGAGCAGGACGCTAAATTTTGGACTGAGCCGCAGGTGGCCCAAAGCTGGGTGTATATTGCCGGGAATGGACATTTGCTGGGGAAAATCGCCATTCAGGACAGCGTAAGACCCGAATCCTTAGCGGTCGTCCGGCAACTGCAGTCCATGGGTATGCGGGTGGTCATGATTACGGGTGACAGCCAGAGCGCAGCGCGGCATCTTGCCGAACACCTTGGATTAGAAGAGTTTTATGCAGAGGTGTTGCCTCAGGATAAGGCAAATATCGTCAAGCAGTTACAAAGCCAGGGCGGCAAAGTCGCCTTTGTGGGCGATGGCATCAATGATGCTCCGGCTTTGGCTCAGGCCGATGTGGGCCTGGCCCTGGCTTCAGGCACTGACATTGCCATGGAGACGGCTGATTTGACCTTAACCCATGGGGATCTCAGTGCATTGGTGACGGCAGTGCAGGCAGCGCGAAAAACCATGGCGACCATTCGCGGTAATTTATTCTGGGCGTTTTTTTATAATATCCTGCTGATTCCGGTGGCTGCGGGTGTGCTGATTCCCTGGGGATTTCAGCTGAATCCCATGCTGGCGGGACTGGCCATGGGAATGTCGTCAGTATTTGTGCTCAGTAACAGTTTACGTTTGAAGTGGCTGCGTCCGTGGGTGCCTGATTCAGTCTGA
- the zwf gene encoding glucose-6-phosphate dehydrogenase has translation MDNQCICQFVIFGATGDLASKKLLPALYHLECAGMMPKEMRILAFGRRPWDNNGWQDFLREQLETYAGNYHDEHFDDFCKHFEYVRGEIHEKESYEKLRAALTEEGADKPAATIFYLAIRPADFVPVVQHLSSAGFNQEGDYRIVIEKPFGEDLESAMRLNEQLHRHFREEQIYRIDHYLGKEIVQNLMVYRFANLAVEALWNRNYIDHVQITVAESGGIESRAGYYDQAGALRDMLQNHLMQILTLVAMEPPPCMEADALRDEKVKVLRSIRPIPKSAVTAYAMRAQYGPGVVDGKHVPGYQDEAGVETNSITETYVAAKFYIDNWRWRGVPFYLRTGKRLENKTSSVALRFRHTPQQLFRETSIEKIEPNWILLSLEPESLKTEIQIKEPGLEMRVRPVQLNASYRKEGEQELDAYEALLLDVMEGDKALFIRFDEVEWAWRVVDPIIKAWGRETDYILTYPAGSWGPEEAARIMDKEDQYWRNKI, from the coding sequence GTGGATAACCAATGTATTTGTCAGTTCGTCATTTTTGGCGCTACCGGGGATCTGGCCAGTAAAAAACTGCTCCCGGCCCTGTATCACCTGGAATGTGCCGGTATGATGCCCAAGGAAATGCGTATTTTGGCTTTTGGGCGGCGTCCTTGGGACAATAATGGCTGGCAGGATTTCTTGCGAGAACAATTGGAAACCTACGCAGGAAATTATCATGACGAACATTTTGATGATTTCTGCAAACACTTTGAGTATGTGCGTGGAGAAATTCATGAAAAGGAGTCTTATGAAAAGCTCCGCGCGGCACTCACTGAGGAAGGTGCGGATAAACCTGCTGCTACCATATTTTATCTGGCCATTCGCCCGGCAGATTTTGTGCCTGTTGTTCAGCATCTATCGAGTGCCGGCTTCAATCAGGAAGGCGACTATCGTATTGTTATTGAAAAGCCTTTCGGTGAAGACCTGGAAAGCGCCATGCGTCTCAATGAACAGTTGCATCGTCACTTCCGCGAGGAACAGATTTATCGCATTGACCACTATTTAGGCAAGGAAATCGTCCAGAACCTGATGGTTTATCGTTTTGCCAATCTGGCCGTAGAAGCCCTCTGGAACCGCAATTATATAGACCATGTGCAAATTACCGTAGCCGAAAGTGGTGGTATCGAAAGTCGCGCCGGTTATTATGATCAGGCCGGAGCATTGCGGGATATGTTGCAGAATCATCTGATGCAAATTCTGACTCTGGTAGCTATGGAGCCCCCCCCTTGCATGGAAGCGGACGCTCTGCGTGATGAAAAGGTCAAGGTACTCCGCTCTATTCGACCCATCCCCAAATCTGCCGTCACGGCCTATGCCATGCGCGCTCAATACGGTCCCGGGGTAGTAGATGGCAAGCATGTACCGGGCTATCAGGATGAAGCCGGGGTTGAAACCAACTCCATTACCGAGACTTATGTGGCCGCGAAATTTTATATTGATAACTGGCGCTGGCGCGGGGTTCCTTTTTATCTGCGTACCGGCAAACGCCTCGAAAACAAAACCTCCAGTGTTGCCCTGCGTTTTCGGCATACGCCTCAGCAGCTTTTTCGAGAAACCAGTATCGAAAAAATCGAACCCAACTGGATCCTGCTTTCTTTGGAACCCGAAAGTCTGAAAACCGAAATCCAGATCAAGGAACCCGGCCTGGAAATGCGCGTCCGTCCGGTGCAGCTCAATGCATCCTATCGCAAGGAGGGTGAACAGGAGCTGGATGCGTATGAAGCTCTACTGCTGGATGTCATGGAAGGCGACAAAGCCCTGTTTATCCGCTTTGATGAAGTGGAATGGGCCTGGCGGGTAGTAGACCCGATTATCAAGGCTTGGGGCCGGGAAACCGACTACATCCTCACCTATCCGGCGGGCTCCTGGGGACCGGAAGAGGCTGCGCGGATTATGGACAAAGAAGATCAGTATTGGCGCAACAAAATCTAA
- the gnd gene encoding phosphogluconate dehydrogenase (NAD(+)-dependent, decarboxylating): MFPTDAYAKEHDMSKPSIGMVGLGRMGANMARRLHLKGMDVIAYNRHAQKAQDLAQETGMRSASTLEDLVRQLPAPRVIWLMLPAGEATQEHIDQLLPLLGKGDILVNGANALYEDSMAQAAKVEAAGLHYVDAGVSGGVWGLKEGYALMVGGSQEAVTQVTPFLKALAPGENQGWLHCGPVGSGHFVKMVHNGIEYGMMQALAEGFAILQAKTEFNLDLANVAEMWRYGSVVRSWLLDLTADTLHKDQVLADIAPVVADSGEGLWTAQAALAMKIPAPVITLALQMRWASQGKDDYAAKLLAMMRNQFGGHAVQKED; the protein is encoded by the coding sequence ATTTTCCCGACAGACGCATACGCAAAGGAGCATGACATGAGTAAACCCAGTATAGGCATGGTCGGTCTTGGTCGCATGGGCGCCAATATGGCGCGACGTCTGCATCTAAAAGGCATGGATGTCATTGCTTACAATCGCCATGCCCAAAAAGCTCAGGACCTTGCCCAGGAAACCGGCATGCGCTCTGCCAGCACTCTGGAAGATCTGGTCAGACAATTGCCAGCCCCCAGAGTCATCTGGTTAATGTTACCAGCTGGTGAAGCCACTCAGGAGCATATTGATCAACTGCTTCCCTTGTTGGGCAAAGGTGACATCCTGGTCAATGGGGCCAATGCACTCTACGAAGACTCCATGGCGCAGGCCGCCAAGGTCGAAGCTGCTGGCTTGCATTATGTCGACGCGGGTGTGTCCGGCGGGGTTTGGGGATTGAAGGAAGGCTATGCCTTGATGGTAGGCGGCAGCCAGGAGGCGGTTACTCAGGTTACGCCTTTCCTGAAAGCCCTCGCTCCCGGTGAAAATCAGGGGTGGCTGCATTGCGGACCGGTAGGTAGTGGGCATTTCGTGAAAATGGTTCACAACGGTATTGAATATGGAATGATGCAGGCACTCGCCGAAGGTTTCGCCATTCTTCAGGCTAAAACCGAGTTTAATCTGGATCTCGCCAATGTCGCCGAAATGTGGCGCTATGGCAGTGTTGTCCGCTCCTGGCTTTTGGATCTGACTGCTGACACCCTGCACAAAGATCAGGTCCTCGCGGATATTGCGCCGGTGGTCGCCGACTCGGGCGAAGGGCTCTGGACCGCTCAAGCCGCTTTGGCCATGAAAATTCCTGCTCCGGTCATCACGCTGGCCCTGCAGATGCGTTGGGCTTCCCAGGGAAAAGACGACTATGCGGCCAAGCTATTGGCCATGATGCGCAATCAGTTCGGCGGTCATGCCGTACAAAAGGAGGACTGA
- a CDS encoding ABC transporter ATP-binding protein — MAQNPWQRPVNKNLWVLWKLKPFLRSRLGLLLAYLLAMLCSAGASLVLPQGARFILDKGFHSYKALLWISIALFILGMFTVAMRGLRDGLATWLGQGVVADLRSAVFSHALHLPAIFYETFRTGEVISRLSSDVTILRFGLTGVLGRSLQSGITLVGALVLMLVTMPQLLLPGVLVLPLLVFVNIRSGRLQRGYSRKEQDYLADLSAHTEESINGIRVIQALTLEPQTETRYRQDIHLLLGQVWSRVKVQSWSTFLTGSLVFLALSAMLYLGGLAVLEKQVGMGVLAAFLLYALMAATSLASLGELWGSMSRLAGATERLLALLDEKPEHSAQALSGEVGKVPESSEFSIRNPARLTLERVAFRYPSRPDVPAIENISLDIEPGETVAFVGASGAGKSTVFSLLMRHYQPSEGQILLDGTAIDAMPLRSLRQQLAVVPQHPVIFSMSIADNILMARPDANEAALLAAVKAARVDEFSDRLEDKLKTHVGEKGVTLSGGQRQRIAIARAILRNPRVLILDEATSALDAENERLIQEALANLTAQRTTLVAAHRLATIVHAARIAVLDQGRLIAIGSHEALLKSCPTYRQFAELQRLHEQSPELSTLEKIRA, encoded by the coding sequence GTGGCGCAAAATCCCTGGCAACGTCCGGTCAACAAAAATCTTTGGGTATTATGGAAACTCAAGCCCTTTTTGCGTTCCCGGCTCGGGCTACTGCTGGCTTATCTGCTGGCCATGCTCTGCAGTGCTGGCGCTTCCTTGGTTTTGCCCCAGGGAGCCCGGTTTATTCTCGACAAGGGGTTCCATAGTTACAAGGCATTACTTTGGATCAGCATTGCGCTGTTCATATTGGGTATGTTTACGGTCGCCATGCGCGGGCTGCGGGATGGTCTGGCAACCTGGTTGGGGCAGGGGGTCGTCGCCGATTTGCGCAGCGCGGTGTTCAGTCATGCGCTGCATCTTCCCGCCATATTTTATGAGACATTCCGGACCGGTGAGGTCATTTCGCGCCTGAGCAGTGATGTCACCATTTTACGTTTTGGTTTGACGGGCGTGCTCGGGCGCAGTCTGCAAAGCGGCATCACCCTGGTCGGCGCGCTGGTGTTGATGCTGGTGACCATGCCCCAGTTACTGCTCCCGGGAGTGTTGGTATTGCCGTTGCTGGTGTTTGTCAATATCCGCTCAGGACGTCTGCAGCGCGGATACAGCCGCAAGGAGCAGGATTATCTGGCTGATCTCAGTGCCCATACCGAAGAGTCTATCAATGGCATTCGGGTTATCCAGGCGCTTACCCTCGAACCTCAGACTGAAACCCGATATCGCCAGGATATTCATCTGTTGCTGGGACAAGTCTGGTCGCGGGTCAAAGTCCAGTCCTGGTCCACCTTTCTGACGGGAAGCCTGGTTTTTCTGGCACTCAGCGCTATGCTCTATCTGGGCGGTCTCGCGGTTCTCGAAAAGCAGGTGGGCATGGGCGTACTGGCGGCATTTCTGCTTTATGCCCTGATGGCGGCAACGTCTTTGGCCTCGTTGGGGGAGTTATGGGGCAGTATGTCGCGACTGGCGGGTGCCACTGAACGCTTGCTGGCGCTGCTGGATGAAAAGCCGGAACACAGTGCCCAGGCTTTGTCAGGCGAAGTCGGCAAAGTTCCAGAATCCTCTGAATTTTCCATCAGAAATCCGGCACGATTGACCCTGGAGCGCGTCGCCTTTCGGTACCCTTCGCGGCCGGATGTGCCCGCTATTGAAAATATTTCCCTGGATATTGAACCAGGAGAAACGGTGGCTTTTGTAGGAGCTTCCGGAGCCGGTAAAAGTACGGTGTTTTCCCTGCTCATGCGCCATTATCAACCCAGCGAAGGGCAAATTTTGCTGGATGGAACGGCCATTGATGCCATGCCCTTGCGTAGTTTGCGCCAGCAACTGGCTGTAGTCCCTCAACATCCTGTCATTTTTTCCATGAGTATTGCGGATAACATTTTGATGGCGCGTCCTGATGCCAATGAGGCAGCTTTACTGGCTGCAGTAAAGGCTGCTCGGGTGGATGAATTTTCTGACCGACTGGAAGATAAACTGAAAACCCATGTTGGAGAAAAAGGCGTAACTTTATCTGGAGGGCAACGCCAACGCATTGCCATTGCCCGGGCGATTCTGAGAAACCCTCGTGTACTGATTCTGGATGAGGCCACCAGCGCCCTGGATGCGGAAAATGAGCGGCTCATTCAGGAGGCACTGGCTAATTTGACCGCACAGCGGACCACCCTGGTGGCAGCGCATCGTTTGGCCACTATTGTTCATGCTGCACGCATTGCCGTGCTTGATCAGGGCCGACTCATTGCTATTGGTAGTCATGAAGCGCTGCTGAAAAGTTGTCCCACTTACCGACAATTTGCTGAATTGCAGCGCCTGCACGAACAATCTCCGGAATTATCCACCCTGGAAAAAATACGCGCCTGA
- the purT gene encoding formate-dependent phosphoribosylglycinamide formyltransferase: protein MNLGTPCSASATRLMMLGAGELGKEVLIAAQRLGVETIAVDRYADAPAMQVAHRAYVIDMTDPEAILALVKRERPHFVVPEIEAIATSALAEIENSGSATVVPSARAVQLTMDREGIRRLAAEQLGLPTSPYRFASSLQELEAAAVELGFPCVIKPVMSSSGKGQSVARSAAELALAWQEAQTAGRVGAQKVIVEGFVDFDFEITVLTVRSALGTVFCPPIGHRQEAGDYVESWQPQAMSAQALQDAQSMAQKVTDNLGGQGLYGVEFFVQGEAVIFSELSPRPHDTGLVTLASQRQNEFELHLRAILGLPVDPGFRRASASAVIRGKNLGWGPRYAGLETALAVPESDLRLFGKPTASKLRRLGVAVAAGESVEEARERAARAAAAITVSPA, encoded by the coding sequence ATGAATCTGGGTACTCCGTGTTCTGCTTCTGCGACCCGGCTGATGATGCTGGGCGCCGGTGAATTAGGTAAGGAAGTGTTGATTGCTGCCCAGCGTCTGGGCGTTGAAACCATCGCCGTGGATCGTTACGCAGATGCGCCTGCCATGCAGGTCGCTCACCGCGCCTACGTGATAGATATGACAGACCCTGAAGCAATTCTGGCTCTGGTCAAGCGTGAGCGACCGCATTTCGTGGTCCCGGAAATTGAAGCTATCGCCACCTCCGCCCTGGCAGAAATCGAAAATTCCGGCTCGGCTACGGTGGTCCCTTCGGCGCGGGCCGTGCAATTAACCATGGATCGTGAGGGTATTCGTCGTCTTGCGGCCGAACAATTAGGCTTGCCCACGTCTCCTTACCGCTTCGCCAGCAGCTTGCAGGAACTGGAGGCGGCAGCTGTCGAGCTGGGTTTCCCCTGTGTGATCAAACCGGTCATGTCTTCCAGCGGCAAAGGGCAGTCGGTCGCACGGAGTGCGGCGGAATTGGCGCTGGCCTGGCAGGAAGCGCAGACGGCCGGGCGTGTGGGGGCGCAGAAAGTCATTGTCGAGGGCTTTGTGGACTTTGATTTTGAAATCACCGTGCTGACGGTGCGCTCTGCCTTAGGTACAGTATTTTGCCCGCCCATCGGACATCGTCAGGAAGCCGGAGATTATGTGGAGTCCTGGCAGCCCCAGGCCATGTCCGCGCAGGCGCTTCAGGATGCACAGAGCATGGCGCAAAAAGTGACGGATAATCTCGGCGGACAGGGATTATATGGGGTGGAATTTTTTGTGCAGGGTGAAGCAGTGATTTTCAGTGAGTTGTCGCCCAGACCCCATGACACCGGTCTGGTGACCCTGGCCAGTCAACGCCAGAACGAGTTTGAATTGCATTTGCGGGCTATTCTGGGCTTGCCCGTTGATCCCGGATTCCGCAGAGCTTCCGCTTCTGCGGTTATTCGGGGTAAAAACCTGGGTTGGGGGCCCCGATATGCCGGTCTTGAAACAGCACTGGCCGTACCGGAAAGTGATTTACGTCTGTTTGGCAAGCCGACGGCCAGCAAGTTGCGGCGTCTTGGTGTAGCCGTCGCTGCCGGAGAAAGTGTGGAAGAGGCGCGGGAAAGGGCTGCCAGGGCCGCCGCCGCGATTACGGTCAGCCCCGCCTAA